A genomic segment from Sulfitobacter mediterraneus encodes:
- a CDS encoding Lrp/AsnC ligand binding domain-containing protein, with the protein MTTCVFIQIRCRPGSTYRVAEEIALREIHSELYSTSGDFDLLMKLYIPKGEDVGVYINDKLLDIDGIERSLTTMTFKVF; encoded by the coding sequence ATGACCACTTGTGTTTTTATCCAGATCCGCTGCCGTCCCGGTTCGACCTACCGTGTGGCCGAAGAAATCGCCCTGCGTGAAATCCATTCGGAGCTGTATTCGACGTCGGGCGATTTTGATCTGTTGATGAAGCTCTATATCCCCAAGGGGGAGGATGTTGGCGTCTATATCAACGACAAATTGCTGGATATCGACGGGATTGAACGCTCGCTCACCACGATGACATTCAAGGTCTTTTGA
- a CDS encoding response regulator, producing the protein MRLLAVDDDPLILDLLPLVFKQADLPDITLASNGPAALNHLADPDVEYDCLLLDVEMPEMDGITLCERIRALPRYRNTPILMLTSVTDHKRIENAFAAGANDYITKPFDVKEMVTRVRVARRMTETTDLVPRLDPLEQIVAEPGQHPFDLSDPVRISHLNQLILPFSLGNYLSQLSRRRLDACTIFATKIEDIDGLFARCQTHEFAIALTEVVDAISEVVDCPHMLMSYQGDGVFLSIMQGSEPPQWPEIEDQVHAVLDQGAALFDDGTSMGLSVSIGNPITPNASRNQRVKKTFDRAIGRAMMREKSKAKIGRASAAARKAITPGVHLV; encoded by the coding sequence ATGAGACTCTTGGCTGTTGATGATGATCCACTGATCCTTGATCTTTTGCCGCTTGTGTTCAAACAAGCTGACCTGCCGGATATTACCCTGGCCAGCAACGGGCCGGCCGCGCTGAACCATCTGGCCGATCCGGATGTTGAATACGATTGCCTTTTGCTGGATGTCGAGATGCCTGAAATGGATGGTATCACATTGTGCGAGCGCATCCGCGCCCTGCCCCGGTATCGCAATACGCCGATCCTGATGCTGACCTCGGTTACAGATCACAAACGCATCGAAAACGCCTTTGCCGCGGGTGCCAACGACTACATCACCAAACCTTTTGACGTCAAAGAGATGGTTACACGGGTGCGCGTTGCCCGCCGGATGACAGAAACCACGGACCTCGTCCCGCGTCTTGATCCGCTGGAGCAGATCGTCGCAGAACCGGGCCAACACCCCTTTGACCTGAGCGATCCTGTCCGGATTTCCCATCTCAACCAGTTGATCCTGCCGTTTTCGCTGGGCAATTACCTGTCGCAGCTTTCGCGCCGCCGGCTCGACGCCTGCACCATCTTTGCCACCAAGATCGAAGACATCGACGGGCTGTTTGCCCGGTGCCAGACCCATGAATTTGCCATTGCCTTGACCGAGGTTGTCGATGCCATTTCAGAGGTTGTCGATTGTCCACATATGCTGATGAGCTATCAGGGCGACGGCGTGTTTTTGTCGATCATGCAGGGCAGCGAGCCACCACAATGGCCCGAAATCGAAGATCAGGTGCATGCGGTTCTTGACCAGGGTGCGGCCCTCTTTGATGACGGCACCTCGATGGGGCTCAGCGTGTCTATCGGCAATCCGATCACCCCGAATGCCAGCCGCAACCAGCGGGTCAAAAAGACATTTGACCGTGCCATTGGCCGCGCCATGATGCGCGAAAAGAGCAAAGCCAAGATTGGCCGGGCCTCCGCTGCGGCGCGCAAGGCGATCACACCGGGCGTTCATCTGGTCTGA